The following proteins are encoded in a genomic region of Thermodesulfatator atlanticus DSM 21156:
- a CDS encoding menaquinone biosynthetic enzyme MqnA/MqnD family protein — MLRIGIVSYLNTAPLIWGLEKENKPWELVVGHPTELNQSLSQGNLDLALVSSYEYARNAAFYYLLPDVSISATGRVGSVLLFTNEPLEALSGKEIILTRASATSVALLKLLLEDFCGLKPYYHTGTLKEGLRAPAYLAIGDEALSLRYNSPFRESHDLAALWMEHTRLPFVFAVFAVRKEAWQNKPQEIETFAKELYFSRAKGAASLPQIANKCMGLTSLGPKECLLYLKGIEYDLSGLKQEALEVFYRHLARRKEINKCPELNFLEFS; from the coding sequence ATGTTACGCATTGGGATTGTTTCTTATCTGAATACAGCGCCGCTTATTTGGGGCCTTGAGAAGGAAAATAAGCCCTGGGAGCTTGTGGTTGGCCATCCTACGGAGCTAAATCAGTCCCTTTCTCAGGGAAATCTTGACCTTGCCCTGGTATCTTCCTACGAATACGCCCGCAATGCCGCTTTTTACTATCTCTTGCCAGATGTATCTATTTCCGCCACCGGAAGAGTAGGAAGTGTTTTGTTGTTCACCAACGAGCCCCTGGAAGCCCTTTCAGGAAAAGAAATCATCCTGACCCGGGCAAGCGCAACCTCTGTGGCCCTGCTTAAGCTTTTGCTTGAGGATTTTTGTGGGCTTAAGCCTTACTACCACACAGGAACCCTAAAAGAGGGCCTTCGTGCTCCAGCTTATCTTGCTATTGGTGACGAAGCGCTTTCTTTGCGCTACAACTCGCCTTTTCGCGAAAGCCATGACCTTGCTGCTTTATGGATGGAGCATACCCGTCTGCCTTTTGTTTTTGCTGTTTTTGCGGTGCGCAAAGAGGCCTGGCAAAACAAACCTCAGGAAATAGAAACCTTTGCCAAGGAACTATACTTTTCGCGGGCAAAAGGCGCGGCAAGTCTTCCCCAGATTGCCAACAAGTGCATGGGCCTGACGTCCCTTGGCCCCAAAGAGTGTCTTCTGTATTTAAAAGGCATTGAATACGATCTTTCAGGGCTTAAGCAAGAGGCACTTGAGGTCTTTTATCGTCACCTGGCGCGCCGAAAAGAAATTAATAAATGCCCAGAGCTCAATTTTCTAGAATTTTCATGA